One window from the genome of Nicotiana tomentosiformis chromosome 5, ASM39032v3, whole genome shotgun sequence encodes:
- the LOC104093651 gene encoding uncharacterized protein, which yields MGFLKEDRKIRVLRWVKTLFFLISMIISLLLFSAPIVLVIADTLLPSALLSASLSPSSFSIQTLSSHLSNYDFRYSLIDIPLISIIRSVIILCVYSLCDGPRLSRGPYLGIATICSMSSLVFVSLKASYVFANTSSLDKGGYVKAMEMALFICSLALAVAHIVVAYRISCRERRKLLVYKIDIEAVSACKMGSFYRYIKVLPQERLKLNTNLPSICT from the exons ATGGGGTTTTTAAAAGAAGATAGAAAAATCAGAGTTTTAAGATGGGTCAAAACTCTTTTTTTCTTGATTTCTATGATCATATCACTTCTCCTTTTTTCTGCCCCTATTGTTCTTGTTATAGCAGATACACTTCTCCCTTCAGCCTTATTGTCTGCTTCTCTTTCCCCATCTTCTTTTTCTATTCAAACTCTTTCTTCCCATCTGAGTAACtatgattttagatattcacTCATTGATATTCCTCTTATCTCCATCATTAGGTCTGTCATCATCTTAT GTGTTTATAGCTTATGTGATGGTCCAAGGCTATCAAGAGGACCATACTTGGGAATTGCAACAATATGTTCAATGTCATCTTTGGTATTTGTCTCCTTAAAAGCTTCTTATGTATTTGCAAACACTTCAAGTTTGGATAAAGGAGGCTATGTTAAAGCAATGGAAATGGCACTTTTTATATGCTCGTTAGCATTGGCAGTTGCACATATAGTGGTGGCGTATAGAATTAGCTGCAGGGAAAGAAGAAAGCTACTTGTTTACAAAATTGATATTGAAGCT GTCTCAGCATGCAAGATGGGATCATTTTATAGATATATTAAAGTACTCCCACAAGAAAGACTAAAGTTAAATACAAATCTACCGTCCATATGCACATGA